Within Topomyia yanbarensis strain Yona2022 chromosome 2, ASM3024719v1, whole genome shotgun sequence, the genomic segment TGGACTAGCATACGTAGCTGCTGGGTGGAAGGTTGAGATTGTGCATTTTGGTTGAGCACTGATGGCTGTCCGAATGGAGCCCCTGTTGCTCCGTTTGGACCGCCACCACCGTGGCCTGCACCAAACTTCATATTATTAAATGAGTTGATATTCGGATTGCCACCAAATCCACTGAGTATGTTTTGGTTATTCTAAAAGACGGGAACAATATTAGCATCATTTTATAGCCTGAAGAAATAAAACTTACCGGAGGAAATGGAAGCGTCGAGTTTCCTGCACCTGAAAATCGATCAGCGAACTGACCGGCAAACCCAGGACCATGATCATCCCCTCGGCGCCAGTCGGTTGTGGACGCGTTCCTCTGAAGCATTTCAATCGACTCCTCGAGATTCATATTCGATATGCGCAGAACCGTTTCAACGTCTTCTTTCTTGAAACCCATTTCACACAACATGCGATACTGTTTACTGTTCCTAATAAATTCCAGTGGGTTTATTTTGTTAGGTGGCTTATTCAAGCCACCTCCATGCATACCCCAATCAGGACCCATGTCGGCGTTCGCGTCGTTCCAGTTAGAACCCatctgtttgtttttgttccaatttccAGCAGACGCATTGTCGTTCCACAATGACCCTGCGGACTTTTCTTCCCAGTTGTTGCTACCGGTGTCTTCCCAACCTCCGTTTCCGCGCGCACCACCGCCACCGCCGACGTTGTTTTGACCCCACAGATTGTCTGGCTTGATTGGGCCGGTATTGCCTAGACGTGAATTAGCTACTCCTGGCAAATTTCCACCAACAATCGAATTGCGCTGTACCGAATTACGTTGGAGTCCTTCCTGTCCTTCTTTCCAGTTGGAAACATTCGAATTTTGACGGCTAAGTACATTTTGACCCCACATCGCTGTTCCGTCATCCACGTTTCGCCGAACACCCTGGGTGGAAGAATCATCCCAATTAGATGGCATCTTATTATGACCTGGTACTTGATTAGTGGGCCATTGACCACCCCCTGCCGGTGTAACAGGTGTGGTTACTGGTGGAATTTTATTTGGTGCCATTCCAGGCAGCTGATGTTGGTCCCATAGATTAACATTACCATTCAATCGACCGGAAATACCTCTGGGGTCGCCACGTATTTCTCTGTTGCCATCTATTCCTCCAGTAATACGCATATTGCGCATATCAATGTTTGTTGACTCCATACCCGCAATAGTGTTAGGTGCACCTACAGGTGGCGCATTACGTTGATCCCATCCACCAGCAGCAGGACCAGCAGTACCTCCCCAatcattattttcttttttaacggCCCCTGATGCTGGGCCACCTGGGCCCCACATAGCAGTATTATTGGCTGCGTTCCAGGGAGGTTGCTGGGGTTGCCCACCTTGCGGAACGGCTGGAGTTTGGTTTGTACCAGCAGTAGCTCCATTCCAAACAGTATTTGATTCACTGGCATCATCATCCTCTCCCCATGTTCCACCGATATTAGTAGATGGTCCCCACGGGGTTTTTTGTACAGGTTGTTGCTGAGGCATTTGTCCACCGTTGCGAAGGTTTGCTTCCCAAATTTCGGTCCCGGTGTTGGTCTTCCACATAGGTATTCCAGCTGTAGGACCACTGATTGCACTATTCGGATCAGGCTTGGAACCGGGCTCTGGAGAAGCCGGTACATCCCATCGACTGTCCTGGTTGACATTCTCCGAACCCCAGCCATCCACCGCATGGAGTGCTTCTATCATCGTATTTAAGCGTTCCAGTTTTGGATTCGGTTGTGCTGCTGGTGTTTccagttgttgttgttgttgttgttgttgtggtTGGGTAGGGTTTGGATTGTTAATTGCGTTTCCCACATTACTAGCACCACTGGGTTGGTTTTGTACGTTGGCATTATTTGGATTCACTGGATTTCCCCCGGACCACGCGTTAGGCTCAGTACTATCACCAACGGGATGCCCCGTAGCACCTGCTGGGCCGGCAGGATTGGGTTGCTGTTGCTTCATGCTTGCACCAGCAACTCCTGTAGGTCCGGCCTGTGGATTGCTACCCCATGCTCCAGGTTGCTGTGGATTCAATGATGCCCACGAATTGCCCGGATTACCAGGAGCGGGTGTCCCCCAAGCGCTGGTACCGCTATTGATCGAATCTTCTCCTCCACCACACAGTCTCATTCGCGGCCGTACGCCACTTTTCAGCACAGTCTTTTCCCATTCCGACATACGCAGTAATTCATCAAACTTAACGTACGTTGTTACTAGTTTCGAGGTTCGTTTGGCTTGTTCGGAAGTATTAGCATCGGTTCTATCACCTGCCATGGCTTTATCATTGCTGTCCTTAAAATCTACATTTTGGTCAATACAGATCAAGCTACTACATCCATCAATTACTATACTATGATTAGTATTTACTGTTATCAGGTAATCAATTAAATCACATATCATATTCACAGTGTCATTCTTATTCATCGTG encodes:
- the LOC131678900 gene encoding protein Gawky-like, which codes for MQHFISSIENHTKNLDVLMILNIKKFDKNITCTVTTIATAKSITTTTTTTISTTSTTQNNTNKSEYAFKKSLNSLLSLIGEKTRQELSKKRIRKEGGKLHLLIQKPLLLQSIDESEQQSGIVSDIILTVSINSLICNKTAKLNIDCIAFVVIEEGQLHLQREQRSKLKLAGQYYARSERRPELNTGGYNIQTNQKDGNLTHFDHLFQSTMNKNDTVNMICDLIDYLITVNTNHSIVIDGCSSLICIDQNVDFKDSNDKAMAGDRTDANTSEQAKRTSKLVTTYVKFDELLRMSEWEKTVLKSGVRPRMRLCGGGEDSINSGTSAWGTPAPGNPGNSWASLNPQQPGAWGSNPQAGPTGVAGASMKQQQPNPAGPAGATGHPVGDSTEPNAWSGGNPVNPNNANVQNQPSGASNVGNAINNPNPTQPQQQQQQQQLETPAAQPNPKLERLNTMIEALHAVDGWGSENVNQDSRWDVPASPEPGSKPDPNSAISGPTAGIPMWKTNTGTEIWEANLRNGGQMPQQQPVQKTPWGPSTNIGGTWGEDDDASESNTVWNGATAGTNQTPAVPQGGQPQQPPWNAANNTAMWGPGGPASGAVKKENNDWGGTAGPAAGGWDQRNAPPVGAPNTIAGMESTNIDMRNMRITGGIDGNREIRGDPRGISGRLNGNVNLWDQHQLPGMAPNKIPPVTTPVTPAGGGQWPTNQVPGHNKMPSNWDDSSTQGVRRNVDDGTAMWGQNVLSRQNSNVSNWKEGQEGLQRNSVQRNSIVGGNLPGVANSRLGNTGPIKPDNLWGQNNVGGGGGARGNGGWEDTGSNNWEEKSAGSLWNDNASAGNWNKNKQMGSNWNDANADMGPDWGMHGGGLNKPPNKINPLEFIRNSKQYRMLCEMGFKKEDVETVLRISNMNLEESIEMLQRNASTTDWRRGDDHGPGFAGQFADRFSGAGNSTLPFPPNNQNILSGFGGNPNINSFNNMKFGAGHGGGGPNGATGAPFGQPSVLNQNAQSQPSTQQLRMLVQQIQMAVQHGYLNHQILNQPLAPQTLLLLNQLLNHIKQLQVMQSNLNRSGGGGVSAVQISLAINKLKSQIGNLQNQITAQQTIYVKQQQQQNNPNPVSGAGHPGNDLFRTPNDLSGLPGNFSDMSLKDNNNPFPTSGGTSQQSRLTQWKLPSTPAADKDTDLTDFPRAPGTTSKPSGLGGIDDGTWSNGRSNMGDGWPDSNAQDNKDWAANADAFTDLVPEFEPGKPWKGTQTTRIEDDPTITPGSVARSPLSIASAKDSNLFANSNSSSNHNSNATNSKSSPTESITSSTWSYNPNSTHGSFGGSKLKNAWPDSIVPSADLWDNALGKGGRVAPPGLKGAGGKLDVNGWNPPHGGGAGHSVGGWNSAVPSWPSTWILLKNLTAQIDGSTLRTLCMQHGPLLAFHVYLNHGIALCKYSSREEASKAQLALNNCMLGNATICAETPTESDVQNILQHLGPPSGANGLTGGQSGGQNWRLGAAAQSQSMRNPAADTWSSAWPSSTAGSNLWAPLDGPSDRVTPANLNSFLPESLLGTELN